A single region of the Phalacrocorax carbo chromosome 4, bPhaCar2.1, whole genome shotgun sequence genome encodes:
- the CEP44 gene encoding centrosomal protein of 44 kDa isoform X3 codes for MMATGDLKGSLRKIEQGLRLLNYPRDVDYTMLVKGDPAAFLPIISYCFTSFSTYIAELLVKCDVELTAKSDLRFIEAIYKLLRDHFQYKPILTKQQFLQFGFAERKMQIVCDIINCVVKKHKELSNSNKVKSQTRKKLKSFKYEVWSNVLADSSGSALNSKQKPQVERHSGNEVSDDLHPLPLPAQGGNEEELYLDHDVVEVKCEQVIEDNCQIEFLKSQLADCQEKLNKLDWMEDKLHVLEEKLNGKVIIDEKDWSNLLSRVLLLETELLLQSKKRDLSTEFSNISQECTSNRTPFSPAL; via the exons ATGATGGCAACAGGAGACCTAAAAggaagtttaagaaaaatagaaCAAGGACTTCGCTTGTTAAATTATCCAAGAGATGTGGATTATACAAT GTTAGTAAAGGGTGATCCAGCTGCATTTTTGCCTATCATCAGCTATTGTTTTACATCTTTTTCAACTTATATAGCAGAACTTTTGGTAAAGTGTGATGTGGAACTCACAGCAAAGAGCGACTTGCGTTTTATTGAAGCTATTTATAAG CTTCTTCGAGACCATTTTCAATATAAACCAATTTTAACGAAACAGCAGTTTCTTCAGTTTGgctttgctgaaagaaaaatgcaaattgttTGTGACATTATCAACTGTGTGGTGAAGAAACATAAGGAATTAAGTAACTCAAACAAG GTTAAATCCCAAACAAGGAAAAAACtcaaatcttttaaatatgaaGTATGGTCAAATGTCCTTGCTGATTCTAGTGGCAGTGCTCTGAATTCAAAACAG AAGCCTCAAGTAGAACGGCATTCCGGAAATGAAGTTAGTGATGACCTTCATCCACTACCCCTTCCAGCACAGGGAGGTAACGAAGAAGAATTGTACCTAGATCATGATGTTGTGGAAGTTAAATGTGAACAA GTCATAGAAGATAATTGTCAGATTGAGTTCCTAAAGAGTCAGCTTGCTGATTGCCAGGAAAAGCTTAACAAGCTAGATTGGATGGAAGACAAACTACATGTTTTAGAAGAGAAACTGAACGGAAAGGTGATCATAGATGAGAAGGACTGGAGTAACTTGTTGAGTCGAGTTCTGCTTCTTGAAACAGAACTGTTGTTGCAATCCAAAAAG AGAGACTTATCTACAGAGTTTAGCAATATAAGTCAAGAATGTACTTCTAATAGGACTCCATTTTCTCCTG